Below is a window of Edaphobacter dinghuensis DNA.
AAGGCAAAAGAGGAGAAGGGCAAGCGGGAGGAGCGTTCTGCGTTTCAGGTTCATAACCATCCTTGGTGGGATTGAGTTGACGCTCTCATCTTATCGCTGTTTCGTAGGCGCAGGTGCCTTGCAGTATAGTGGCGGTGGTTGCTGAAAGGCGCGCAACCGGGCGCTGAACGAGATGAGATCGGACCGCACCACAGACTTGCTGAAGGCGAAAGAACTGAGGAAGAAATGACGAAGACTCTGGCAAAGGTTATTCTGCTTACCATGACAACCGGAATGGCAGCACATGGAGCAGTGACGAAGGCAGCTTTTGGAACGACACCCGACGGCAAGGCCGTAGACATCTACACGCTGAAGAGCGACGTGTTGCAAGTGCGTATCATGACGTACGGCGCGCGCATCGTCTCGCTCGAGGCGCCGGACAAAGACGGCAAGAAGGCCGATGTGGTGTTGGGACACGATACGCTGGCAGGCTATACGTCGGACAAGAACACCTACTTCGGTGCGATTGTGGGTCGCTACGGCAACCGCATTGCTGGTGGCAGCTTCAAGGTAGACGGCAAAGCGTATCAGGCTCCGAAGAATGACCACGGTATCAACATGCTGCACGGTGGCACGGTGGGCTTCGACTCGCTGGTGTGGCAGGGGCGCGAGATTCCCGATGGCGTTGAGATGACGCTGGTGAGCAAGGATGGCGATCAGGGATTTCCGGGGACGCTGACTGCGCATGTGCGCTACACGCTGCACCATAACGCGCTGCGCATCGACTACAGCATGTCGACCGACAAGGATACGGTGGTGAATCTGACGAACCACTCGTACTTCAATCTCTCGGGTGAAGGCAATGGGACGATTCTTCACGATATCGTAACGATTCCCGCCGACAAGTACACGCCGGTAGATGCAGGTCTGATTCCGACGGGCGAGCTTGCCCCGGTCGAGGGGACCCCTTTTGATTTCCGCAAGCCGACGGCGATCGGAGCCCGCATTCATGACGACAATGAGCAGCTCAAGCGTGCAGGCGGCTACGACTTCAACTGGGTGCTGCGTGGACCCAATGGAGAGACGAAGACGGCTGCGCGTGTCTATGATCCAGAGACAGGTCGTGTGTTGACGGTGACGACGACAGAGCCGGGCGTGCAGTTCTATACCGGAAATTTTCTGGATGGGACGATCTCCGGCCCAAGTGGCAAGCCCTTCGTCAAGAATGGCGCTCTTTGCCTGGAGACGCAGCACTTTCCGGATTCGCCCAATCACGCGAACTTTCCCAGCACGGAGTTGAAGCCGGGGGCACCGCGGCATAGCACTACGACGTTTACGTTTACCACGCAGGCCAAGTAAATCTCGGTGCGCGGCGGCTATTGAGTCTGCCGCGCACGAGGTGTTTTGGGTTGAGGCTATGGATAAGGTTGTCTCATCTGCCGATGCTGCTGTCGCCGATATAGGCAGTGGTGCAATGGTGATGCTGGGCGGCTTCGGTCTGTGTGGGATTCCGGAGAACCTTATTGCAGCGTTGGTGCGGCGGGGCATCAGCGGGCTACACACGATCAGCAACAATATGGGTGTCGATGGCTTTGGCATGGGACTGATGCTGGAGGCGGGGATGATTGCGTCGCACATCGGCAGCTACGTCGGCGAGAATCGCAGGCTGGAGACGCTGGTACTGCGTGGAGAACTGAATCTGACGCTGGTGCCGCAGGGGACGCTGGCCGAGCGGATTCGCGCGGGCGGCGCGGGGATTCCAGCGTTTTATACGCCTACAGGACTAGGAACGATTGTGGCGGAGGGTAAAGAGACACGCACGATTGGTGATCGGAACTATGTTCTGGAAGAGGCGTTGCACGCCGATGTTGCGCTGATCAAGGCGTGGCGAGGAGATCGCCACGGAAACCTGGTCTATCGCAAGACAGCGAGAAACTTCAACCCGGTGATGGCGACTGCTGCTGATCTTACGATTGTTGAAGTAGAGGAGTTGGTTGAGCCGGGTGTGCTTGATCCCGACCATATCGTTACGCCGGGCATCTACGTCGACCGCGTTGTTGTAGGCGCGGCTTATGTGAAGCCGATCGAGTCGAAGTTCATTCAGGCGAGAGGCACGGCATGAACGGCAAGGAGCGCATTGCCCGACGGATCGCGCGGGAGATCAAGGATGGCTTTTACGTCAACCTTGGCATCGGTCTGCCGACGATGATCGCGGCGTATGTGCCTGCCGGAATCAATGTCGTCTTTCAGTCGGAGAATGGGATGCTTGGAGTTGGGCCTCCGCCGATGGGAGAGAGTGCTGATCCTGATCTGCTGAATGCGGGCAAGCAGCCGGTGACGGAGTTGGCAGGATGCTCCTTTTTTGGAAGTGAACAGTCGTTTGCCATGATTCGCGGCGGACATATGGACATGAGCGTCCTGGGCGCGATGCAGGTGGATGAGCAGGGCGATCTGGCGAACTGGACGATTCCCGGCAAGATGGTGAAGGGGATGGGCGGGGCGATGGATCTGGTTGCAGGCGCGCGGCGTGTAGTGGTGGCGATGGAGCACCAGACAAAGGACGGGACACCGAAGATC
It encodes the following:
- a CDS encoding aldose epimerase family protein → MTKTLAKVILLTMTTGMAAHGAVTKAAFGTTPDGKAVDIYTLKSDVLQVRIMTYGARIVSLEAPDKDGKKADVVLGHDTLAGYTSDKNTYFGAIVGRYGNRIAGGSFKVDGKAYQAPKNDHGINMLHGGTVGFDSLVWQGREIPDGVEMTLVSKDGDQGFPGTLTAHVRYTLHHNALRIDYSMSTDKDTVVNLTNHSYFNLSGEGNGTILHDIVTIPADKYTPVDAGLIPTGELAPVEGTPFDFRKPTAIGARIHDDNEQLKRAGGYDFNWVLRGPNGETKTAARVYDPETGRVLTVTTTEPGVQFYTGNFLDGTISGPSGKPFVKNGALCLETQHFPDSPNHANFPSTELKPGAPRHSTTTFTFTTQAK
- a CDS encoding CoA transferase subunit A, which encodes MDKVVSSADAAVADIGSGAMVMLGGFGLCGIPENLIAALVRRGISGLHTISNNMGVDGFGMGLMLEAGMIASHIGSYVGENRRLETLVLRGELNLTLVPQGTLAERIRAGGAGIPAFYTPTGLGTIVAEGKETRTIGDRNYVLEEALHADVALIKAWRGDRHGNLVYRKTARNFNPVMATAADLTIVEVEELVEPGVLDPDHIVTPGIYVDRVVVGAAYVKPIESKFIQARGTA
- a CDS encoding 3-oxoacid CoA-transferase subunit B gives rise to the protein MNGKERIARRIAREIKDGFYVNLGIGLPTMIAAYVPAGINVVFQSENGMLGVGPPPMGESADPDLLNAGKQPVTELAGCSFFGSEQSFAMIRGGHMDMSVLGAMQVDEQGDLANWTIPGKMVKGMGGAMDLVAGARRVVVAMEHQTKDGTPKILKMCTLPLTGKQVVHDIVTELCWIRVTEEGLVLTEVAEGFDVAAVQARTEAKLIVSPDLKPML